The genomic region tattttaatttgaattatctTTATACGCATATTCATAAAGATTGAGTGAAAGTATCaattacgtatatacatacatataaaatatgaagCACCAGCCCACACGCACCTCTCGAACAATACGTAAACCCCGGTTAGactaaatataactttttttgtgtaatttgtttaattaatctGTCTACTTTTGCTGCTTATTATACAAAGTTTTATACACTCTACAAAGAGTCCTGAAAGCAAGATATTATTATGATCAATTAACATTAATCTCgttgtatgaaaatattgcagCTGCAGCTGGTTGTTTCCCATATCAAATTGAATCAAATTCCATTTATTGTAAACTTATTGGAagactatttttattattattaatactaCTATTATAATTATTGTATTGATAAACTGTTATGTTGCTGTCTTGATTATCGTTAAAATGACGcccatttattttcaatttctataaaCATCTGTCTGTTTCATATCCGACATTGCTTATTATCTTTTCAACGCCACAAGCCTAGGCtatgttttgtttaaaaagcagaaaaacaaaattcttgaaATCATTATGTTTTAATTAGTATTAATACTATTGAAAAAACGCAAGCAATGGACATACAAAATAAGAATACTGgacaaaatgcgataaatgTTATGCAAAAGCAGAGCAACAATACTTTTTGGTTAGCAAGCGTGCTGAAAGCGCGCACCAACTACCCATTATGTCAATATgacttaaaaaaactaaaaaacaaaaaaaaagagatatATATAAAGTAGATACACTGAAATTAGTGTTAAAAAGAGATATTTGCTGATTATGATAAATTCTTAgtaatggaaaaataaatattgagataaaaaagttttagaaaaaaatgtatttgtttgaattttctCCGCTTGTCTGGTATCAAATTGGTAAGTAAAcgcaattttcttaaaatttgaattaattttttttattaattttgttttattaaatttctttaattacattttttatttaattttttttttaatttaattttttttatttacaatttttttatataattttttcggttgttgaaatttttaataattaataaataaaattattacaaacaATACGAAAATCACgttaaatttacttaaacacTTTTCCTAAACTTTTCACGCAAATGGTGCGCAATTTAATCGCCCTCACTGTAGCCGTGTGAAAAATTTAGCGCTTTCATGTTAACTTCACAAAACACCAGGCGCGCAACATGCACATGCAAGCTGCCAAATTTTTCTTACTTCTTACACCCACTCATTCACTTACACAAATATTGCCTCTCATGCACCTGTGCAACTACACTCAGCTGTACACCAATCAGAGCACAGCTTATGGCGTCACTGCTCACAAGCCGCTCAAGCGTTCATACAAGTGACAGCAGTGTTTGTGTGCATAGCAGCACATGGCACTTGGattcttgttgctgttgcttacTCGTGCATGCTGTTCGCTTGGTGTTTTGTGAGCCTTGCGGTTGCagacaaatttttgaatttcgtgTGCGCAAGTACACTGTGGAAAATTAATATGCTGattcattttaaatttggtataaatagaaatttttaagagaaataataattttataacttcTGTATGGCAATTTAGTTTTGTTAGCAtggtttaaaaatatcaaaattttatatgaacaaTAAATGTTTTAgttattaaatagaaaatagtggaaaagctaaaaataatttttcttcgttttcataaaaccattttaatttaagtaaatattaaaaatatattttttttattaaattgcttTGCTATtaatgcgaaaaaaattattattgctaataaaaatatattattaataacaaaaatattttattaatataaaaatatatttatttttatgattatttttgttAAGGGTCACATCTAGTGTGAAAAAACTACTGTTcgatctcgaaatggatcatgcTTATTCCTGTATTCTTATCTATTCGAactctgaaaaaatattaatttttgaataatttatataaaaatcttgCCTTGAATTTTCCAGTGGTTGCTCTTCTATTAAACCAATTAACTCAAAATCaccaaaaaataaagtaaagctCCGAAATTTTCTTATCAAGTGagttctttatttatattaaatactcgtcgatttctttttattattttattaatacattGGCTTGCATTTACAATGAGTACCTTTGTACACACTATTTTATAcgaaatacacaaatatttgaaaatatacacatatatgcatttttattaaagtataGTGTGgcgtttaaaattaaaaattaaaattaacttaaatattaattaattgcaaaattattaaataaatcattataattaaaattacaataatttccCAAAAGTTGCTAAGcagtaaatttttgaaaaaataataaaaaatacttaatgcaatatgtaattataattaaacaattGCTAAGTGCTttaaaactacatacatacataaagattACGCAGTTATTGGCAGTGGACGTTGACCACTTTTTTGACAATTGGTGTTTGgtgttttttattcatttatgcaGTGTTCGTTTGCGTAGATTTTTGGTCTCAAAAAGTTACCGGGcagtttaattataaataaatattaaagagaaatttaataattagaaaaaaaaaaaataaaaataaaaatacagaagataaaaaataaaaaagttgaagtaaaagaaaaaaaaaataaaataaaaaaaaaaataaaaaatagaaaatgaaaaaaaaatttaaaaaaattccgatctctaagaataaaaataaattaaaatgtaaaaatattaaaaaacattaaatacaaaaagtaaaaaaaaatgtaaaacaaattttatatgtattcttgtataaaaagatatatagtacatacatatattaaaattacaaaaactacaaaaaaaaaatgcaaacaaataaaatttaattttttacataaacaaaaaatatttaaattacttaaacaaaaatatatacgaaCAGTCGAAGCTAaaaattgaacatataaaaatgtgtgaagCGAGctctcaaaaataaaattaaaagaaaaagcaaaaaataaaattttcgctttttactATATAAGGCACAaaggtttaaaaatatatataaaatatattttcaatcaCAAAAACAGTTGCAGTTGCTAAATTTACTTAGAGCTAGAAAAGTTTTGAATACCATTAGAGTTTGCTTCTTAATTCTACAGTGAGCGACTAAAGTTCTGCAACCAAACAAAACCTAATTTTCACTTCCGATTctaaatatgtttgtttgcttttaatatagtttataaaaaaatagattatataaaaaattttgcttggGCTTTAAACTTGCATAATTTTTAGTGTTTAATTAGATATTAAAATGTAATTGGAAAAGTTCACGagattattatttctttgttaGCAATTTCTCACACGACCACGCTTTGCGGCTCACTCTCATACGCTTCAAGTGGTTTTGAAGTAGTTGTAAACATTGGGCCAAGCGGCGAGGACATACTCCTCAATGCCGCATTCATTGTTGCCGCGCGCAATGCGGAAGTAACCATGTTCACCCCACCAGGGACCCCACGAGTTGGCGGCGATCTGACGAGAGAGTAACGAGAGTAATTTCAAAACAAGTTACAATACAGTTATTTTGAGTTTACTGCCAGAACACTTACCCAATACTTGACGCCATCATGCTCCTCACCCCAGCCGACCAATTTTACCGAGTGGAAACCAGTCGGACTGCTGCGACTGGCCGCGGTATGTCGGTAGACGCCACCCGAATAGGCGAAGAAATCGCGATAAATGCGCATGGTCGCCTGCACGGGACCCGAATGGAAGATTTCGGCCATAATATCGGTTTCGTTGTTCAGCGAGTATGCCGGGCCGACTGTGTAGAACTCATCGCGATCGGTGCGTGTTGCAGGGCGACAGCCGTACGCGCTCAACAGACGACGGGAACCGTGAGTTATTTTGCAGACGTCACGGCGTGCGGTGTATGGGTAGCATTCCTCTGACAAGacactgtaaaaaaataattattttaagtattatcattttatatttcataaagaCCCAGCGCATACCCCTGTTTATGCAGGAAACGCCAGGCGGCATCCAAATGACCACCGTTGCAACCCTGTTGTCTGCGTGTGCACGACAAAATATTCTGTGGCGATAGCTGCACAACTTCTTTACCCTGCGATTGTATGGCGAAGCGATCCGAAGCAACCGATGTTGTAGAAAGCACCCAAGACGAGCCGCACCAGCCTGCAAAAGTCATAAAAGATGAaattttactaataaataaaaaaactcataTTCGTTAGCAACTTATTGACCCACCTTGATCTGGCACATCGCTCACATATTTGCTCCAACGATCCACGGCATTGAATTGACGTGGCAAAGCGCTCGCCTTGTTGCTTAAACGTGTCATCGCTTTGACGCGGAATGTAGGTTCCATTGTGCCCAGACGTAATGTCAGACCGTCCGCGTATTTACGTCCCCACCATTCGCCATATTTCCGTGCCGACCAGCCTAACTGACGTATCGAGTTCACGTTGTTCACTAAATTGTCATCGGTTAGACAGAGATCGCGATCACACTCTACGCGTCCACCGTCCAGGCAACGACACTCATTACAGTTATCCGTTGTGGTATTGTATTTGCTGAAGTAGATGCCGTTGTGGTAGCAGCGCATTATCGGACGCGGTGCGCCTAAGCAGAATGAATGGTAATCGGGACAGCAATCGGCGGAACGATCGCGATCACAGAACTCATCGCAATAGCAGAGTGTGGCTGTTGGTtagacaaacaaataaaatattaagtatGTACAGTTTGAAAAATAGGattctttttttgaagttgcaAAAAAGAATGAAAGCAATGCACTTTTATTTCTGCTTATGAATTAAAATGAGATCTTTAACTCGACGCATCCCAAGTTTATGCATTAACCTTAGCTCCTATTTTGCTGACATAAACTTTAAGGACGATAGgtcttttgtttcaaaatagatCTCAGACTGGTCGATTTATTTCCAGCTTTCATTAGTGTGAGGTCTAATAACAGGAAAAAGTTACTTGGGGTAAATTCGGACTATACGGGAGATCTGTGAGTCTTATGTATTCATGCCATTTTATAAGGGTTTTCAAAGATTTCTGAATCCGAGAGCAGAAAAAAAAGACGGGGAGGCATATCCGAAGAATGCGATAGATGTGTAAACAGTTTGAGAAGTTATTCAATTCATTCTTCACATATAGCATAGTTCAGAATATTGAAAAAGGCCTTCATTGATTATTGTTTGTCGCAAGAAAGtgattttgattggtacaaattgttcaaaagGCTCGTTGACGATGAACCCCATCCAGGACGGCtttcaacatcaactgatgatcaagaTGTCAATAAGATAAAGGagttggtgcttgagaatctgACGACTAACAGTCAAAGATCTTATTGGCCTCATTGGagtatcggaaggatcagtgaataCCATTTTGAATATCATGgtcctaagaaaagtgaaatcacGATTGGACGAAAGCACCGCGTCGCGTTAACGACTGTCAATGTCATttaacgtattattactggcgatgggTCTTGGATCAATGCTTATGACTGAGCacacgatcaatcggccgaatatcgtgtcaaagcaggttaaaaatcaaggttatgttgacagttttcttcgattatcgagggtTGGTGCATTCTGAACTCCGTCCGAACGATAATTGAATGATTTTTTCGCTTTCTTCGTTcggaaaagtaaaaatatctcaagaaaaaataacaaaacatggATTCAATTCTACTGGTTCCAGCTCATACTAGAAAATACGAATTTTTCAGCTAACTGATATTTTGTAAGCTATTGGAACGAGATATATCTCAAAAATAAAGTTCAGTAAGTGGTCTTAACGAAAAATCTTTTCACAAAAGACGCATCAACATTATCGAAAGGGACCTGGATTTATATCAGTCCAAGTATAACAACAACACATCGTAATAGAATGAGTAACCCTGCAGTCAACTCAATAATAAATCTCCAAAAGGCTTAAAGAAAGCTCAAGTCCTAAACCAAACTGATCCAAATATTATAGACAATGTGGAATGATTAGCAAAAGTATGAGAAACATAGACGTTCGGCACGGTGGAAGGTTATGATTATCCACCACCTAGCAGAAGGTATAAGTtgtccataaaaaaaaaaaattcaataaaaataccgcaagacttttttgacaacccattatataaaaGCCTCTGTTATATGACCTCCTCTGACCCAATACAACTCTAATTCATGCCTTAATCactatatttacttataaaaaatataaaaaacttactTGAAATCGGCATAGCGCAACCATCTTCCCtgtttttacaacaaatattctTCGCAGCACAATAAGGGCCAGGGAAATCTAGTTCTAATGTGTTATCGTAGGCCACCACTGCGCCGAGTAGTGTGAAGGCAGTGAGCAACCTCAATGCTGTGGTCGCCTTACCAAATTTTCgattcatattttaacaattaaacTGCAGGCTGGAAAGAGAAAGCGAAAGTTGaaatgagttaaaaaaaaattaaaaattttaaagataaaaattaaataagattaCAAGGTAATTTGTGTTTATAGTATCtgatatattttatactatatacatatgtacgtattctTATTTATGTGTTTGCATATAATTCGTTGAACCAGCGCATTTAATtctcttattaatttattactttactGTTAACCCAATTCCGTTTCAGGATGAGCTCATTCGCAagagtaaatatgtatagtaaatatgGACATGCAACAATACATTCAACGCTTATAGAAACAGCAACTTTGTAATCTCTTATTTTCGTTCTTTACCTatagttgttattatttttattgtaatctTCTCTGCGACATAGTTTTTAATACCAGAAAATAAtgtagaaacaagtaaggaagagctaagtacGGGTTTAACCGAAAAATGTGTACTATTgaaacttgcaaggattaaagccagggaagtaccttgaggtacataaggcttgttagtcatatggggtctagggcgagttttcactcgattttattcattctaagcacaaatatgcaccgttataacGCGCTCtcgatttaattaaaataactcaCACATTAGCtgatatacgtacatatgcggTATAATGCCGCCTGGAAGCTCGcaaatctttgtattaggtatatagaggctaagggaagtattgtcTCGATTAAACCCATTTGCAGCACACAGACATACTGCTATCAgcaaaggattctctctgaatttcaattatatatctcacactttgaccgatattttcggtaaaaagtcaactttaAGCACTGGGCCGacatattcagtacctagggGATGGACAGTTGTGGTTccatttataaaatgtttggttataaaagGAAGTAAGCGTGGCTGTAGTTCGATTTTTCATACtgtaaatttggttgaaattggtcggatgggtctcgagatatgtgatttcccGAAAAAGTGCGTGGTGTCAATTTTGACTCCGGCTATACTTATGGCTTAATGTCTGtggtgtatttagttattgatttatagcgTTTTTAATAGGTTTTAACAGTACTGCTATATGGCGAATGAACGGGGTTATCCTCCGAAAGCATTCATTtccacaaatttataaaaattgtttatgaaaCAGAATGTTAATTCTTTTCCTTCTTTTGTTCTTGTTTGGTAGTTTTGACcggtaaataaatattttacgtaaTACTTAGTTACTCTAGTAATTTTGAGTAGtccttcaaataaaatatttcagccATTCATAAACAGTTTAAATATTGTAAGGTCTTTTAATGATtcatgatcaaatttgacccggactggttcATTTAAACAGCGCGCTCAAACAGaatcgataaaaaattattgatgtaAGATCGTCATGATGGaatcagagagatagcagagaaTCTTAACATGACTTATGGAACGACTCAACtcttttggttaatgttttgggtataaagcgtATCAATACCAGAATTGTACGAAAATAACCAGAACCTTTTATAAAACAACGTTCAGTGGTGGTTGCAAAAAAGCATGACAATTTACTGTTTGGGTCCTccattcatcaaacgcatcattgCTGGAgacaaaatatgaatatgactTCTAAACTCTTCAACAATGTAGTGCTCAAAATGAgtcaaaaccaaaacaaaatcgCTTAAATTAAATTGGCTAGAATATTGGATTAAGCGTTGGCTTACTTGCGTTGTCTTAGGACGtacttataataaatattaccagtccgagtcaaatttgatcatatgatatatacatagaCCTTTCGTCTAGATTTGAAAAATGCACTTTAACAGGTAATGGAGTTCTCACAACAAGTGATAACTAAATGGTTAtcaatagaaaattattatatgcaGAGTTTTGGCTATTTTCTCACtactgatgatattgatatagaGAACCAGAAGAGAGCGACTTTCAATTTCAACAACGTCCACTATGGTGGGTAAACTTAATGTCATCGTcggttttaaaaaattgttcgtACTTATATACTCACTTCGCTGAAGATTGACTTgaagtataaaatatatgtaaatgcaaagTTTGCCTGaataaaatttcttcaattttgaattttttcattttttctgtGTTCAGTCTTTGTATGGTTATTTGTCAAACTATAATGACTAAAAGGTGGGTGTCTCATCCGAGACTGTTGATTAGTTTTCATTGGGTGTGTTTTTTACAttgcgggttccaaacccagcgcacaaccatgAGTAAGGAGAAGAATAGTGACTAAAAATGTCAAGAAAATTACTCCATTTTAAGAGCTTGTTTGTCTAATTTCCGTCTAGAAAGCTTTCTATCTCTAAAAATCACcctgtttacaaaaaatatacatccGTTAGGTGCATAAAAACTACATGCAACAAGTTGCACTCTTGTTATAAAAATAGGAAACTGTTCACACAGAGCTTAACACAATATTTATCTTTCTTATTGCTAAAGTGTGACCAGGTAACGAAGACTTGGTTATTGACGCTAGTGCCCTTCAAAGCCAAATGAGCGCAGCAATTGTTTTGCTTCGCAATTTCCTATTAGCTAAGTGCTTAATACGTTTGTATGTTTCACTTTCATTTCAGACacagtgaaataataaaaaaattagtaaaaaagttTGATATTCTTAGAAGTACTTGGTTTTACTTTTTAGCACACTTGTTAGTTTGgttatttttaaatgcattttcattattttttactatatatgtaagcaTGTACTTAAACACACTTATATtctcatatactatatactcgCAAGATCTACTTTTTGCATTGCTGATAAGATTTTATTTCCTATTTTCGTGACCGCATTTAACCGctcatttatttgttatttatttttcgattttttgcacTTATTTTCTTTCTTGGTGGCTTGGtagctatttatttatttattttcttcttcattgtGTTGAATTGCGTTTGTTGACAGCAGACACATTGACGGCAATTATTGCGCTATGCAAGGCAGAGGGGTTACCAAACATGTGtggtatattaatatataaatatatattaacatttaaatatatacatatgtatgtatactatgtattcatatacaagtatactgaAAAATCTTTGTACTTTTGCGAATTTTGCTGCATTTTTCTCAGTTCTCAAGTTTTATATTATctgcatttgtttattttacagGCCGGCCCTGAATTGTGAAAAATGATAACTTGAGCTAGAGTTGTCATAAATTGAAAGTCAAATGTAATTATGTGTGTATACTGGTAAAAGCGGGCATACTTTTAAAGTACCCATTTAAAAAAAGggtatattcaatatttttcacatgaaaactataaattaagggtttacatgggtttacgggtttcaaaattcgattttttttatcgtcttattaaattctacatcCCCACTAGAATGTTGTAATGAATTTTCAAGATGATCCGAGtagtagtttcggagatacagccttgagaacttgtgcactcgaggctagctaggctaagtgcaacgtctttaaacgcgtttttctcgaaactgtgtttttgaagtcgagtcgaaaactactcaaccgatcttcatgaaattttacataaatccttgagatacaattcttaaagacgaAGGACGGACGAAggattttattttgattacaactatttaaaaaaaaatgttgcgaaattttcactgaaattttaatttttttgccaaaaatctaattttcagtttttttccttcgtccaagttttaagtaaagattttaacaaaaatacttatttttttcactttcgaTGATCCTGTAAGTGTAAGTCCGGCCAACACGGGCGCATCTTTTATCAGAGGGGTCACCGAAAATggtgtcgcaatggccgagtataaaatatttttttccaaaatttcagaatttctttgttaatagtgaatgtttgcaaaaataaaaaattttaataaaatattttattttttatatgagaaaaggctgttttttgcTCGAGAAAATGTCttaaatcacaactttttgaaagCCATACACAGTTacaatttactaaaataatcaaatctcCAAATTTTTCTCACAagaattcggttgttgcacgtgctgacTGTCACGTCTTGTTGGAACCTGATATCAACTTCTTCCTATTTcggtcataaaaagttggtaATCATCGATGTATAAGCTCTCCATTGACAATcacggtgtcaccagcttcatttcgaaagaagtatagaccgatgattccaacaGACTACAAACCAACCAAACTTTTAGGTGAATGtttaatttgtggattttcttcgcgcCAGAATCGACagctttgtttatttaccgcaccattATTACGGCCACAAAATGGGAAAGGCGAATGAAAAGTTTAATGGGAGAAGggttattttgataataaaattgaataatttctcTTTCTCTTTCAATGATggaattgtaaacattactgaatataatgaaaaaaaaaattactgatcACGGTATATTAAAAAATGCCTATTGAAAAAACCGGTACATAAAGATAATTGAATATATTCTTCGACAATTCGAAGTTGAGTTATAAGCGAAGTTTTCAGAGTCGGTGAGGAAAATTTTTCCGACGCGGTTGGACCGATATtctcatatgtatatttttttggcaaTAATCGTAACAATAtggtattttataataatttcgatttattGAGCTCTTCttaagtatacatttttttcataaagaagACTTTTTGGAAAagccattttgtcaaatatcAAAGTTTGTATTCatctataataataacaatacttTTAggcttttgaaattatttaaaaaccaaaaaaaaaacagtcaacGAAACAACAGACAGCTTTTCTCGTAAGTCCTTCCGTCTACGGAATCGAGAGAaaccaaaatgttttaaaatgaatCACCGTGATCATTTCTACGATTTCCCAATGTATGGGTCTACggaaaaaaattcacgaaatgcTGACTGCCTGGCAAAAGGAAATTTTTTACCACTATTTTGAactgttttgaatttttaaaaaattaaaacaatttcacaTTAAACAGACAAGTCCAAAATCTTCAGGTAAGtctagtagaacctgagaaatcgtgggcatcgttttgaaaaagacaatttcgagaaaaaaagtttaaaatttcaagtccTGGTCAAAAAAATGCCAACATCtccgcaaataaaataaaatttatttactttcttatttttagACTAGAATACACCCTTAAATAAAATGtctcttcaaaaacaaaaaaaaacatgaaaaacgcGCTTTTACTGATTTGTAAGTGAATATAGCTGGCATAAGCTAGGCATAATATTTCTCTCGTTACTAACTATTCCGCTCATAATTGATCAAGTCAGCGATTTTTAAGGAGAAGTCTggccgattccgacaaatgatctatagaatatcaaaatgcagCCATgtattgcaataaattttatttgggtatctcaaaaactacagaaaaaatttataatcccTAAAAAACTTCGCTTTAAAAAACGGTGGCtggaaaccggttttagaccatAGTCTCTTAGACCAAgatgttcagaatgatccgaaGAACGTTTCCCGAAAACatgatttttccattttttggctcCCTGTTAATTCTAaattacatatcgtcacctaaaatgcaaaaaaacgtaacaacacttttcataagtttacaggcgaaggaaaaacgatataatagaaaccactcacattgaacaaaatttgagttgtggttataaaatggttatatattggttattatatctgaaagTGCTTTTCGAATTGTTTTTGATGCTACGCTATTTTGCACTttaagtgacgatatgtatgtatgtatgtacatatgtatgtagtagatatttaaaatatttttctaccgTCAAGtgaatgttgctcatacgccccgACAACCGCGCACAAATTTTGCTAAGCTCGTTGGCgctttaatttacataaatatttattataaaacactCAACATATGCAATTAGTTAAGTGGAAAGATgtgtttccattaaaaaaaaaattcgattacATAATCAAATATTGCTCAGAATAATTATCATTTCCGCATAGCAAACGAAAACGAGATCCAGTTTAAACGCTATCCAGTTTTAATTGCTGCGCATGCTTGAGTATTTGACTGGATTTTCTTTAGCGCCAATAAATATCAGCAAAACAAAcacatgtatacacatacatatgtatgcgtgtataatgaaaataataataagacaGCTGATTGAAGCAGTTTGCGCCTGTGCGTGGGTAACGTCAAAAACAGCTCAAGTACCGTGGAAAGCGAACCGGTTAAGTAGGATGGCAGTGTTGTTGTCATACGCACACAAAttcgcaaaagcaaaaaaataacaaactagaaaacgaaaataaaatgttcTTAATGCGATCAGCATTAGCGATAGATCGCATTTTGTCTACTAACCAGATTATGCGAAGGCATAGCCCCTAGCCTAGCGTTCACAGACACACTTTCGTATTGTAGGCGAGCATACGCTTGAATAACTAATGAAAGCAATGTTTCGTCGATACGGCAAGCacattattgattttattttgtctgCCTGTAAGTCACATTTGCGCGCACAAACAAACGTACAGAGCTAGGTAGAGAGAAGGCACATCGCCACGCACTGATTGCTTGCCTAGATGACAGATAAAAAGCGCTTCGAAAAATTCGCAATCAGAAAGGGAAGCATAGATGTGCTGAGAAAGGGCAGCGGCTTGGACAGAAAACCGATTAATTAAAatgacacaacaacaacaacaaaattgtgtttgtttatttttgattttcgattttttagtttCGTTTTCGCTATTGTCAACAGTTTTTGAAGCGTTTATTATGCTTTGAAATGGTTTCAAGACTGAAAGGTTCAATGTGGCATTCTGcgaactttttttagtttttttgcgCTTTTGCTGAAGACCACTGAAGCTGAagttcaaacaaacaaaataagctG from Bactrocera tryoni isolate S06 chromosome 3, CSIRO_BtryS06_freeze2, whole genome shotgun sequence harbors:
- the LOC120772781 gene encoding tubulointerstitial nephritis antigen-like, coding for MNRKFGKATTALRLLTAFTLLGAVVAYDNTLELDFPGPYCAAKNICCKNREDGCAMPISTTLCYCDEFCDRDRSADCCPDYHSFCLGAPRPIMRCYHNGIYFSKYNTTTDNCNECRCLDGGRVECDRDLCLTDDNLVNNVNSIRQLGWSARKYGEWWGRKYADGLTLRLGTMEPTFRVKAMTRLSNKASALPRQFNAVDRWSKYVSDVPDQGWCGSSWVLSTTSVASDRFAIQSQGKEVVQLSPQNILSCTRRQQGCNGGHLDAAWRFLHKQGVLSEECYPYTARRDVCKITHGSRRLLSAYGCRPATRTDRDEFYTVGPAYSLNNETDIMAEIFHSGPVQATMRIYRDFFAYSGGVYRHTAASRSSPTGFHSVKLVGWGEEHDGVKYWIAANSWGPWWGEHGYFRIARGNNECGIEEYVLAAWPNVYNYFKTT